A stretch of Helicobacter pylori DNA encodes these proteins:
- a CDS encoding YcjF family protein encodes MWRICALKRLLVGFKRERELLSFTKDWNIPTIVVFTNTQAEAGDAFVKETKGIIDEEWGFKGFVRDYVRVNSVAFSFRGIEVPIEGLEELVAETEKCLSDAKENKKKHFLSIQKANIQKRKQAMIEECKTIIHVASGAAGAAGLIPIPFSDVLAIAPIQAGMIYKMNDAFGMDLDKSVGASLVAGLLSVTAVAQVGRTLVNGFLKFIPVVGSVAGGATAAVITEGIGFAYLKVLEKCFNDETGEINLPGEVGMITSLFKENYLNLDTIKKLTQ; translated from the coding sequence ATGTGGCGTATTTGTGCGTTAAAGAGACTTCTGGTAGGATTCAAGAGAGAGAGAGAGTTATTAAGCTTCACTAAAGATTGGAATATCCCAACGATTGTCGTTTTCACAAACACTCAAGCCGAAGCCGGCGATGCGTTTGTTAAAGAAACTAAAGGGATCATAGACGAAGAATGGGGGTTTAAAGGTTTTGTCAGAGATTATGTGAGGGTCAATTCCGTTGCATTTTCATTTAGAGGTATTGAAGTCCCCATTGAAGGTTTAGAAGAGTTGGTAGCTGAAACAGAAAAATGTCTTTCAGACGCTAAAGAAAATAAGAAAAAGCATTTCTTGAGTATTCAAAAAGCTAATATTCAAAAAAGAAAACAGGCCATGATAGAGGAATGTAAAACCATTATCCATGTTGCATCAGGAGCGGCTGGAGCGGCTGGGCTTATCCCCATACCCTTTAGCGATGTGCTCGCTATTGCGCCCATTCAAGCGGGGATGATCTATAAAATGAATGACGCTTTTGGAATGGATTTGGATAAATCTGTGGGCGCGAGTTTGGTCGCAGGATTGTTAAGCGTAACCGCTGTCGCGCAAGTGGGGAGAACGCTCGTTAATGGTTTCCTTAAATTCATTCCTGTTGTGGGGAGTGTTGCAGGGGGCGCAACCGCTGCTGTTATCACAGAAGGCATTGGGTTTGCGTATTTGAAAGTGCTAGAAAAGTGCTTTAATGATGAGACGGGCGAAATCAATTTGCCTGGTGAAGTTGGCATGATAACTTCTCTCTTTAAGGAGAATTATCTCAACTTGGATACAATCAAAAAATTAACACAATAA
- a CDS encoding GTPase: protein MEHNGHDKLNGILRGFLGDSFTLDGKEGGLNMSKMLEHIKKEKPKMNILLMGATGVGKSSLINALFGKEIAKAGVGKPITQHLEKYIDEQKGLVFWDTKGIEGKDYHDTMQSIKKEMEDSFKTLDEKEAIDVAYLCVKETSGRIQERERVIKLH, encoded by the coding sequence GCATTTTGCGTGGCTTTTTAGGCGACTCATTCACGCTTGATGGGAAAGAGGGAGGATTGAACATGAGCAAGATGCTTGAACACATCAAAAAAGAAAAACCAAAGATGAATATTTTGCTTATGGGAGCTACTGGGGTGGGTAAAAGCTCGCTCATTAACGCTCTATTTGGTAAAGAAATCGCTAAAGCAGGCGTAGGAAAGCCTATCACTCAGCACCTTGAAAAATACATTGATGAACAGAAGGGCTTGGTTTTTTGGGACACCAAAGGCATTGAAGGTAAAGATTACCACGATACCATGCAAAGCATTAAAAAAGAAATGGAAGATTCTTTTAAAACGCTTGATGAAAAAGAAGCCATTGATGTGGCGTATTTGTGCGTTAAAGAGACTTCTGGTAGGATTCAAGAGAGAGAGAGAGTTATTAAGCTTCACTAA